Proteins from a single region of Alphaproteobacteria bacterium:
- a CDS encoding ABC transporter substrate-binding protein has product MKTKLLATAAAVAMVSFAQTGRADMAAAERWVDQEFQPSTLSREEQLAEMQWFIDAAAPYAGMEINVLSETIPTHTYESEVLTQAFFEITGIRVNHQLLGEGEVVQAVQTQMQTGRNLYDAYVNDSDLIGTHSRLQLATNLSDWMAGEGAAVTNPNLDIADFMGISFTTGPDGKVYQLPDQQFANLYWFRKDWFDREDLQAQFKEIYGYDLGVPVNWSAYEDIADFFTNHVQEIDGVRVYGHMDYGKRAPDLGWRMTDAWLSMAGMSDHGLPNGRPVDEWGIRMEEGSCNPVGASITRGGGTNSAPAVYAIAKWDEWLRNYAPPGAASYDFYQSLPALAQGNVAQQIFWYTAFTANMVASQEEGNNTVDADGMPLWRMAPSPHGAYWEEGMKLGYQDAGSWTLFNSTPVDRRQAAWLYAQFVVSKTVDVRKSHVGLTFVRDSTVRHESFSERAPRLGGLVEFYRSPDRVNWTPTGINVPDYPKLAQLWWQQIGDVNSGAFTPQEAMDRLAAEMDQVMAGMQAADEQANLYGGCGPRLNEEQDAQVWLDAPGAPVAALANEKPQGETVNYDELVARWQQ; this is encoded by the coding sequence AGTGGTTCATCGATGCCGCCGCACCCTATGCCGGCATGGAAATCAACGTGCTGTCGGAGACGATCCCGACGCATACCTATGAATCCGAGGTGCTGACGCAGGCCTTCTTCGAGATCACCGGCATCCGGGTGAACCACCAGCTGCTCGGCGAGGGCGAGGTGGTGCAGGCCGTGCAGACCCAGATGCAGACCGGCCGCAACCTCTATGACGCCTACGTCAACGATTCCGACCTGATCGGCACCCATTCGCGCCTGCAGCTCGCCACCAACCTGTCCGACTGGATGGCCGGCGAAGGCGCGGCGGTGACCAACCCGAACCTCGACATCGCCGATTTCATGGGGATCTCGTTCACCACCGGTCCCGACGGCAAGGTCTACCAGCTGCCCGACCAGCAGTTCGCCAACCTGTACTGGTTCCGCAAGGACTGGTTCGACCGCGAGGACCTGCAGGCCCAGTTCAAGGAAATCTACGGTTACGACCTCGGCGTGCCGGTGAACTGGTCGGCCTATGAGGACATCGCCGACTTCTTCACCAACCACGTGCAGGAGATCGACGGCGTCCGCGTCTACGGCCACATGGACTACGGCAAGCGCGCGCCCGACCTGGGCTGGCGCATGACCGACGCCTGGCTGTCGATGGCCGGCATGTCCGACCACGGCCTGCCCAACGGCCGCCCGGTCGACGAATGGGGCATCCGCATGGAGGAAGGCTCCTGCAACCCCGTCGGCGCCTCGATCACCCGCGGTGGCGGCACCAACAGCGCGCCGGCGGTCTATGCCATCGCCAAGTGGGACGAGTGGCTGCGCAACTACGCGCCTCCGGGGGCGGCGAGCTACGACTTCTACCAGTCGCTGCCGGCGCTGGCCCAGGGCAACGTCGCCCAGCAGATCTTCTGGTACACGGCGTTCACCGCCAACATGGTCGCCAGCCAGGAAGAGGGCAACAACACGGTCGACGCCGACGGCATGCCGCTGTGGCGGATGGCGCCGTCGCCGCACGGCGCCTATTGGGAAGAGGGCATGAAGCTCGGCTATCAGGACGCCGGCTCGTGGACCCTTTTCAACTCGACCCCGGTCGACCGCCGCCAGGCGGCCTGGCTCTATGCCCAGTTCGTGGTGTCGAAGACCGTCGACGTGCGCAAGAGCCATGTCGGCCTGACCTTCGTCCGCGACAGCACCGTTCGGCACGAGAGCTTCTCCGAGCGCGCCCCGCGGCTGGGCGGCCTGGTCGAGTTCTACCGCTCGCCCGACCGGGTGAACTGGACGCCGACCGGCATCAACGTGCCCGACTATCCGAAGCTGGCGCAGCTGTGGTGGCAGCAGATCGGTGACGTCAACTCCGGCGCGTTCACGCCGCAGGAGGCGATGGACCGCCTTGCCGCCGAGATGGACCAGGTGATGGCCGGCATGCAGGCGGCCGACGAGCAGGCCAACCTCTACGGCGGCTGCGGCCCGCGCCTCAACGAGGAGCAGGACGCCCAGGTCTGGCTCGACGCGCCAGGCGCGCCGGTGGCGGCCCTGGCAAACGAGAAGCCGCAGGGCGAGACCGTCAACTACGACGAGCTGGTCGCCCGCTGGCAGCAATAG
- a CDS encoding ABC transporter ATP-binding protein: protein MTLELRGVEKRVGAETHIHPTSVKLAGGEFNILLGTTLSGKTTLMQLMAGLERPTAGEIWLDGRNVTTVSAPKRNVSMVHQQFINYPNMTVFENIASPLRVARMDQARMRERVHRTAELLRLTPMLDRKPANLSGGQQQRTALARALVKDASLVLLDEPLANLDFKLREELRDELPKLFEDRGCTVVYATTEPTEALLLGGHTATLHEGRVTQFGVTGTIYRRPQDLLTAQVFSDPPINVAPVTKRGDAVALGDGVQWAATDALRGQPDGPYTVGIRPHHVTPAARAAEAVRIQGEVMVAELSGSESIVHFRLQSHPWVSQSHGIHPFSVGEQATLYLDPRQCLYFDQAGRLVAG from the coding sequence ATGACCTTGGAGCTGCGGGGGGTCGAGAAACGCGTCGGCGCGGAGACCCACATCCATCCGACGTCGGTCAAGCTCGCCGGCGGCGAGTTCAACATCCTGCTCGGCACCACGCTCAGCGGCAAGACCACGCTGATGCAGCTGATGGCCGGGCTGGAGCGGCCGACCGCGGGCGAGATCTGGCTCGACGGCCGCAACGTCACCACGGTCTCGGCGCCGAAGCGCAACGTGTCGATGGTGCACCAGCAGTTCATCAACTACCCGAACATGACGGTGTTCGAGAACATCGCCTCGCCGCTGCGCGTCGCCCGCATGGACCAGGCCAGGATGCGCGAACGGGTACACCGCACAGCGGAGCTGTTGCGGCTGACCCCGATGCTGGACCGCAAGCCGGCCAACCTGTCCGGCGGCCAGCAGCAGCGCACCGCACTGGCACGCGCGCTGGTCAAGGATGCCAGCCTGGTGCTGCTGGACGAACCGCTGGCCAACCTCGATTTCAAGCTGCGCGAGGAGCTGCGCGACGAGCTGCCCAAGCTGTTCGAGGACCGCGGCTGCACCGTCGTCTATGCCACCACCGAACCGACCGAGGCGCTGCTGCTGGGCGGCCACACCGCGACCCTGCACGAGGGCCGGGTGACCCAGTTCGGCGTCACCGGCACGATCTATCGCCGGCCGCAGGACCTGCTGACCGCGCAGGTGTTCTCCGATCCGCCGATCAACGTCGCGCCGGTGACCAAGCGCGGCGACGCGGTCGCCCTCGGCGACGGCGTGCAGTGGGCCGCGACCGACGCCTTGCGCGGCCAGCCCGACGGCCCCTACACGGTCGGCATCCGCCCGCATCACGTCACGCCGGCGGCGCGCGCGGCCGAGGCGGTCCGCATCCAGGGCGAGGTCATGGTGGCGGAACTGAGCGGTTCGGAGAGCATCGTGCATTTCCGGCTGCAGTCCCATCCCTGGGTGTCGCAGTCGCACGGCATCCACCCGTTCAGCGTCGGCGAACAGGCAACGCTGTATCTCGACCCCCGCCAGTGCCTGTATTTCGACCAGGCCGGCCGGCTGGTCGCGGGCTGA
- a CDS encoding ABC transporter ATP-binding protein, whose translation MARITLDNLRHSYVPAPAAEADWALKRMSVEWDDGGAYALLGPSGCGKTTLLNIISGLISPTEGRVLFGERDVTHVPPDARNIAQVFQFPVVYDTMTVYDNLAFPLRNRGMRGRDVDARVREIAAMVELDAMLKRRAQGLTADGKQKISLGRGLVRPDVNVIMFDEPLTVIDPHLKWKLRSQLKALHQQIGVTMIYVTHDQTEALTFADKVVVMHDGTVVQIGTPVDLFEKPQHTFVGHFIGSPGMNLLPCTVENGSARFAGRAVATAAPVTQPAAGAAVELGVRPEFVSFADDGVPVQVVGVSDAGRFRIVDARADGHRIKLLVQEDAPIPSETAHVRFDPAHTQVYADGWIVN comes from the coding sequence ATGGCCAGGATCACCCTCGACAACCTGAGGCACAGCTACGTGCCGGCGCCGGCGGCCGAAGCCGACTGGGCGCTGAAGCGGATGAGCGTGGAATGGGACGACGGCGGCGCCTATGCGCTGCTCGGCCCGTCCGGCTGCGGCAAGACCACGCTGCTCAACATCATCTCCGGCCTGATCAGCCCGACCGAAGGCCGCGTGCTGTTCGGCGAGCGCGACGTGACCCATGTGCCGCCGGATGCGCGCAACATCGCCCAGGTGTTCCAGTTCCCGGTCGTCTACGACACGATGACCGTCTACGACAACCTGGCCTTCCCGCTGCGCAACCGCGGCATGCGCGGGCGCGACGTCGATGCCCGGGTGCGCGAGATCGCGGCGATGGTCGAGCTCGATGCCATGCTGAAGCGCCGGGCCCAGGGCCTGACCGCCGACGGCAAGCAGAAGATCTCGCTCGGCCGCGGGCTGGTGCGGCCGGACGTCAACGTGATCATGTTCGACGAGCCGCTGACGGTGATCGACCCGCACCTGAAGTGGAAGCTGCGCTCGCAGCTGAAGGCGCTGCACCAGCAGATCGGCGTCACGATGATCTATGTCACCCACGACCAGACCGAGGCGCTGACCTTCGCCGACAAGGTGGTGGTGATGCACGACGGCACCGTGGTGCAGATCGGGACGCCGGTCGACCTGTTCGAGAAACCGCAGCACACCTTCGTCGGCCATTTCATCGGTTCGCCGGGCATGAACCTGCTGCCCTGCACGGTCGAGAACGGCAGCGCCCGTTTCGCCGGCCGGGCGGTCGCCACCGCCGCGCCGGTGACGCAGCCCGCCGCCGGCGCCGCGGTTGAACTGGGCGTGCGGCCGGAGTTCGTCAGCTTCGCCGACGACGGGGTGCCGGTGCAGGTGGTCGGGGTCAGCGACGCCGGACGGTTCCGCATCGTCGACGCCCGCGCCGACGGCCACCGGATCAAGCTGCTGGTGCAGGAAGACGCCCCGATCCCGTCGGAGACCGCGCATGTGCGCTTCGACCCGGCCCACACCCAGGTCTATGCCGACGGCTGGATCGTGAACTAG
- a CDS encoding sugar ABC transporter permease, with the protein MARKLENQKAWFFVIPVVALVAFNAVIPLMTVVNYSVQETYGNNIFLWSGLKWFEELLASERFQEALWRQALFTAIILAIEVPLGVAIALTMPRKGPWVSVCLVLMALPLLIPWNVVGAMWTFFALPDIGLFGVAMNGLGFDYNFTQQPFDAWLTTVLMDVWHWTSLVVLLAYAGLVSIPDAYYQAARIDGARRWAVFRYIQLPKMKRVLTIAVLLRFMDSFMIYTEPFVLTGGGPGNSTTFLSIDLNKIALGEFALGKAGAMSLVYFLIILLASWVFYAVMTRNENQQ; encoded by the coding sequence ATGGCGCGCAAGCTCGAAAACCAGAAGGCGTGGTTCTTCGTCATCCCGGTGGTGGCGCTGGTCGCCTTCAACGCCGTCATCCCGCTGATGACCGTGGTCAACTATTCGGTGCAGGAGACTTACGGCAACAACATCTTCCTGTGGTCGGGGCTGAAGTGGTTCGAGGAGCTGCTCGCGTCGGAGCGGTTCCAGGAGGCGCTGTGGCGCCAGGCGCTGTTCACCGCCATCATCCTGGCGATCGAGGTGCCGCTCGGCGTGGCCATCGCGCTGACCATGCCGCGCAAGGGCCCCTGGGTCTCCGTCTGCCTGGTACTGATGGCGCTGCCGCTGCTGATTCCGTGGAACGTGGTCGGCGCGATGTGGACCTTCTTCGCGCTGCCCGACATCGGGCTGTTCGGCGTGGCGATGAACGGTCTCGGCTTCGACTACAACTTCACCCAGCAACCGTTCGACGCCTGGCTGACCACCGTGCTGATGGACGTCTGGCACTGGACCTCGCTGGTGGTGCTGCTGGCCTATGCCGGCCTGGTCTCGATCCCGGACGCCTACTATCAGGCGGCGCGGATCGACGGCGCCAGGCGCTGGGCGGTATTCCGCTACATTCAGCTGCCGAAGATGAAGCGCGTGCTGACCATCGCCGTGCTGCTGCGGTTCATGGACAGCTTCATGATCTACACCGAGCCGTTCGTGCTGACCGGCGGCGGTCCCGGCAACTCGACCACCTTCCTGTCGATCGACCTGAACAAGATCGCGCTGGGCGAGTTCGCGCTGGGCAAGGCGGGCGCGATGTCGCTGGTCTACTTCCTGATCATCCTGCTGGCGAGCTGGGTGTTCTACGCGGTGATGACCCGCAACGAGAACCAGCAATGA
- a CDS encoding carbohydrate ABC transporter permease produces MSAATSRSGFASGRWIAPGLYILFLMLPIYWLLNMSFQTTNEILGGFSPWPAQFTLENYETIFTDPTWYNGYINSLKYVLLNTVISVTVALPAAYAFSRYRFLGDKHLFFWLLTNRMAPAAVFALPFLQLYDAVGLFDTPFAVALAHCLFNIPLAVWILEGFMSGVPRELDETAYVDGYSFPRFFVKIFMPTIASGIGVAAFFCFMFSWVELLLAKTLTQVDAKPIAATMTRTASTAGYELGLLAAAGALTIIPGAVVIWFVRNYIAKGFALGRV; encoded by the coding sequence ATGAGCGCCGCAACGTCCAGATCGGGTTTCGCGTCCGGGCGCTGGATCGCCCCCGGGCTGTACATCCTGTTCCTGATGCTGCCGATCTACTGGCTGCTGAACATGTCGTTCCAGACCACCAACGAGATCCTCGGCGGGTTCTCGCCCTGGCCGGCGCAGTTCACGCTGGAGAACTACGAGACGATCTTCACCGACCCGACCTGGTACAACGGCTATATCAACTCGCTGAAATACGTGCTGCTCAACACCGTGATCTCGGTGACCGTGGCGCTGCCGGCGGCCTATGCCTTCTCGCGCTACCGCTTTCTCGGCGACAAGCACCTTTTCTTCTGGCTGCTGACCAACCGGATGGCGCCGGCGGCCGTGTTCGCGCTGCCGTTCCTGCAGCTCTACGACGCGGTCGGCCTGTTCGACACGCCGTTCGCCGTCGCGCTGGCCCACTGCCTGTTCAACATCCCGCTGGCGGTGTGGATCCTGGAAGGCTTCATGTCGGGCGTGCCGCGCGAGCTGGACGAGACCGCCTATGTCGACGGCTATTCGTTCCCGCGGTTCTTCGTGAAGATCTTCATGCCGACCATCGCGTCGGGCATCGGCGTCGCCGCCTTCTTCTGCTTCATGTTTTCGTGGGTCGAGCTGCTGCTGGCCAAGACGCTGACCCAGGTCGACGCCAAGCCGATCGCCGCCACCATGACCCGCACGGCCAGCACCGCCGGTTACGAACTGGGCCTGCTGGCCGCGGCCGGGGCGCTGACCATCATCCCCGGCGCGGTGGTAATCTGGTTCGTGCGCAATTACATCGCCAAGGGCTTTGCCCTGGGCCGGGTGTGA
- a CDS encoding DUF2160 domain-containing protein — MDLLSWMAWTPETAAFFGVIAALLIGMTVWELVRPGGAPRHGILGLDTTRGDRLFISLLGAAFIHLAWLALFGTPLWGANAIALAYAVAVFVWV; from the coding sequence ATGGACCTGCTGAGCTGGATGGCCTGGACGCCGGAGACGGCGGCGTTCTTCGGTGTGATCGCGGCCCTGCTGATCGGCATGACGGTGTGGGAGCTGGTGCGCCCGGGCGGCGCGCCGCGGCACGGCATCCTCGGCCTGGACACCACCCGCGGCGACCGCCTGTTCATCTCGCTGCTGGGCGCCGCCTTCATCCACCTGGCCTGGCTGGCGCTGTTCGGCACCCCGTTGTGGGGGGCCAATGCGATCGCGCTGGCCTATGCGGTGGCGGTGTTCGTCTGGGTTTGA
- a CDS encoding DeoR/GlpR family DNA-binding transcription regulator, with protein MQRQDRIVERVHQEGYTSVEDLASVFGVTPQTIRRDIGILQDEGRLRRYHGGAATVSTVENMAYTTRQVLCQDEKRAIARHVASLVPDSASLILNIGTTTEEVARALVASRAGLRIITNNLNVAAILQGKRDFEVYAAGGLVRHRDGGIVGESALEFMRQFKVDIAIIGISGIDADDGALLDYDFREVQVSRQIMASARQTWLVADHTKFGRNATVRLCSLADIHALVTDRKPPDNLAALMAAAGRLIHVAPVADRAAERGLARAERR; from the coding sequence ATGCAGCGGCAGGACCGGATCGTCGAGCGGGTGCATCAGGAAGGCTATACGTCGGTCGAGGACTTGGCGTCGGTCTTCGGGGTCACGCCGCAGACCATCCGCCGCGACATCGGCATTCTGCAGGACGAAGGCAGGCTGCGGCGCTACCACGGTGGGGCAGCCACGGTCTCGACCGTGGAGAACATGGCCTACACCACCCGTCAGGTGCTGTGCCAGGACGAAAAGCGCGCCATCGCCCGCCACGTGGCGAGCCTGGTGCCGGACAGCGCCTCGCTGATCCTGAACATCGGCACCACCACCGAGGAGGTGGCGCGCGCGCTGGTCGCATCGCGGGCCGGCCTGCGCATCATCACCAACAACCTGAACGTGGCTGCGATCCTTCAGGGCAAGCGCGATTTCGAGGTCTATGCCGCCGGCGGCCTGGTCCGGCACCGCGACGGCGGCATCGTCGGCGAAAGCGCGCTCGAGTTCATGCGCCAGTTCAAGGTCGACATCGCGATCATCGGCATCAGCGGCATCGACGCGGACGATGGCGCGCTGCTCGACTACGACTTCCGCGAGGTTCAGGTCTCGCGCCAGATCATGGCCAGCGCCCGTCAGACCTGGCTGGTCGCCGACCACACCAAATTCGGCCGCAACGCGACCGTGCGGCTTTGTTCGCTGGCCGACATCCATGCGCTGGTCACCGACCGCAAGCCGCCGGACAATCTCGCCGCGCTGATGGCCGCGGCCGGCCGGCTGATTCACGTCGCGCCCGTGGCGGACCGCGCGGCCGAGCGCGGGCTCGCACGCGCCGAGCGGCGCTGA
- a CDS encoding ankyrin repeat domain-containing protein, with protein MLAVFAGRQEAEAALRALRHDIPDQLVRLTHRTGPAAPWRADRRPSDGPDGHRPTSSTARSLCRLVGALGMVALVALASAAHWVGTTLPAGTTRSAIAADAVDAEPEPAEPAPANAADALLGAWATAEAGCDRPALSFLADREIRSAADGSAQSRAVTGYSALPQGLIGVNYGDGDEVVYAVDAAGAALVSARLGDIAIAPQRPLSLQRCGQAVALARSAAAAPSAVPVAEAFRLAIQAGDDLAAALTIAHGLSVSSPLAPGDPPPLLWAVAHERPVLIGKLVAAGADPDLRDGSGRTGLAIAVERGNADLAEALLAAGADPRIADPDGNRPLDIAAAKRDELMIDILLSYRP; from the coding sequence ATGCTCGCCGTCTTTGCCGGCCGGCAGGAGGCGGAGGCGGCGCTGCGTGCGCTGCGCCACGACATCCCCGACCAGCTTGTGCGCCTGACCCACAGGACCGGACCGGCCGCGCCTTGGCGTGCCGACCGGCGGCCATCGGACGGCCCGGACGGCCATCGGCCGACCTCCAGCACCGCTCGCAGCCTCTGCCGGCTGGTCGGCGCGCTCGGCATGGTCGCGCTGGTGGCCCTGGCCAGCGCCGCGCACTGGGTCGGCACGACCCTGCCGGCCGGCACGACACGCAGCGCGATCGCCGCAGATGCAGTCGACGCCGAACCGGAGCCGGCAGAACCGGCGCCGGCGAATGCGGCTGACGCCCTGCTCGGCGCATGGGCAACGGCGGAAGCGGGCTGCGACCGGCCGGCGTTGTCGTTCCTCGCCGACCGTGAGATCCGCAGCGCCGCCGACGGATCGGCGCAGAGCCGCGCGGTCACCGGCTACAGCGCGCTGCCGCAAGGCCTGATCGGCGTGAACTACGGCGACGGCGACGAGGTCGTCTATGCGGTCGACGCCGCAGGCGCGGCGCTCGTTTCGGCGCGGCTCGGCGACATCGCTATCGCGCCGCAGCGACCGCTTTCGCTGCAGCGCTGCGGCCAGGCCGTCGCCCTGGCTCGCAGCGCTGCGGCCGCGCCGTCCGCCGTTCCCGTCGCCGAGGCGTTCCGGCTTGCCATCCAGGCCGGCGACGACCTGGCCGCCGCCTTGACCATTGCCCACGGCCTGTCGGTGTCGTCGCCGCTGGCCCCTGGCGACCCGCCGCCGCTGCTGTGGGCGGTGGCGCACGAACGCCCCGTGCTGATCGGCAAGCTGGTGGCGGCCGGCGCCGACCCCGACCTGCGCGACGGCAGCGGCAGAACCGGCCTTGCGATTGCCGTCGAGCGCGGCAATGCCGATCTGGCCGAGGCGCTGCTGGCCGCCGGTGCCGACCCGCGCATCGCCGACCCCGACGGCAACCGGCCGCTCGACATCGCGGCGGCGAAGCGCGACGAGCTGATGATCGACATCCTGCTGTCCTATCGCCCCTGA
- a CDS encoding response regulator, which produces MPNRIRFTTLVYGIFVGAIAVLAVVGYLLLEATADKVVTGQAERTSQAWAQSIAHELPRIEEIAGGAMPTAEERDYLDRLRRLGNVFRFKLFDTAGRLRLSSDDLGTRVDIRPAENGYTDQALQVARDGMAVTALKDGADTPGRPQVFAETYVPVVRQGRIVAVVEVYVDLAEEAAAFRQEFATFAFRVTGLTALAICVPGVLLILMTRRLGRQNRVLEVERRRALTAEKAKSEFLANMSHEIRTPMNGVIGMAELLSRTQLDKKQEMYTSVIIKSGQALVNVINDILDFSKIDSGQLELDPAPFKPTEAVGDVVTLLSGSAQDKRLEMIIRVQPDLPETVVGDAGRVRQILTNLIGNAIKFTDRGHVLVDVGGKVRQDGSDPVVDLTFRITDTGIGIPADKIDYVFEKFSQVDGSTTRRHEGTGLGLSICKMLVEMMGGRITATSALGEGSTFAFTLPLRVEGAVERQQHVPVDLTGKRILVIDDNAVNRAILQEQLSSWHFDEQSAATGMEGIARLTQAAVGNRPFDLIILDYHMPGMDGAAVAGTIRRTPSLADLPIIMLTSVDQPTDGGFFRELGIQGHLVKPATSSRLLDMVTSVLHAAAGAKPEAQPAADAAGTPAEPEPAVAMPAVDAVVPDKAVPAGIDVLIAEDNEINRIVVEQILSGLKLVMAKAVNGREAVDFFKEYRPRLVLMDVSMPEMNGLEATRAIRSFETENGLPRTMIVGLTAHALKGDRDMCIDAGMDDYMPKPISPVGLIEGVKSWLAREAGATPEPAPRLRASA; this is translated from the coding sequence GTGCCAAACCGGATTCGATTCACCACGCTAGTCTACGGCATCTTCGTCGGCGCCATCGCGGTCCTGGCAGTGGTCGGCTACCTGCTCCTCGAAGCGACGGCCGACAAGGTGGTCACCGGCCAGGCCGAACGCACTTCCCAGGCCTGGGCACAGAGCATCGCCCACGAACTGCCGCGGATCGAAGAGATCGCCGGCGGGGCGATGCCGACGGCGGAGGAACGCGACTATCTCGACCGCCTGCGCCGGCTCGGCAACGTGTTCCGGTTCAAGCTGTTCGACACCGCCGGACGGCTGCGGCTGTCGTCGGACGACCTCGGCACCCGCGTCGATATCCGTCCCGCCGAGAACGGCTACACCGATCAGGCGCTGCAGGTGGCACGCGATGGCATGGCGGTCACCGCCCTGAAGGACGGTGCGGACACGCCGGGCAGGCCGCAGGTGTTTGCCGAGACCTATGTGCCCGTGGTGCGCCAGGGTCGCATCGTCGCCGTGGTCGAGGTTTATGTCGATCTCGCGGAAGAAGCCGCCGCGTTCCGGCAGGAGTTCGCCACCTTCGCCTTCCGCGTGACCGGCCTGACCGCGCTCGCCATCTGCGTCCCCGGCGTGCTGCTGATCCTGATGACGCGGCGCCTCGGCCGGCAGAACCGGGTGCTGGAAGTCGAGCGGCGGCGCGCCTTGACCGCGGAGAAGGCCAAGTCCGAGTTCCTGGCGAATATGAGCCACGAGATCCGCACGCCGATGAACGGCGTGATCGGCATGGCCGAGCTGTTGAGCCGGACGCAGCTCGACAAGAAGCAGGAGATGTATACCTCGGTGATCATCAAGTCCGGCCAGGCGCTGGTCAACGTGATTAACGACATCCTCGATTTCTCCAAGATCGATTCCGGCCAGCTCGAGCTCGACCCCGCGCCGTTCAAGCCGACCGAGGCGGTCGGCGACGTGGTCACGCTGCTGTCCGGCAGTGCCCAGGACAAGCGGCTGGAGATGATCATCCGGGTGCAGCCCGACCTGCCGGAAACGGTGGTGGGCGACGCCGGCCGCGTGCGCCAGATCCTGACCAACCTGATCGGCAACGCGATCAAGTTCACCGACCGCGGCCATGTGCTGGTCGACGTCGGCGGCAAGGTGCGGCAGGACGGCAGCGACCCGGTGGTCGACCTGACCTTCCGCATCACCGACACCGGCATCGGCATCCCGGCCGACAAGATCGACTACGTCTTCGAAAAGTTCAGCCAGGTCGACGGCTCCACCACCCGGCGCCACGAGGGCACCGGGCTGGGCCTGTCGATCTGCAAGATGCTGGTCGAGATGATGGGCGGTCGCATCACCGCGACCTCGGCGCTGGGCGAAGGCTCCACCTTCGCCTTCACGCTGCCGCTGCGGGTCGAAGGCGCGGTCGAGCGCCAGCAGCACGTGCCCGTCGACCTGACCGGCAAACGCATCCTGGTTATCGACGACAACGCCGTGAACCGCGCGATCCTTCAGGAACAGCTGAGCAGCTGGCATTTCGACGAGCAGAGCGCGGCCACCGGCATGGAGGGCATCGCGCGGTTGACCCAGGCGGCGGTCGGCAACCGGCCGTTCGACCTGATCATCCTCGACTACCACATGCCGGGCATGGACGGCGCGGCGGTGGCCGGCACCATCCGGCGGACGCCGTCGCTGGCCGACCTGCCAATCATCATGCTGACCTCGGTCGACCAGCCCACGGACGGCGGGTTCTTCCGCGAGCTCGGCATCCAGGGCCACCTGGTCAAGCCGGCGACATCCTCGCGCCTGCTGGACATGGTGACGTCGGTGCTGCATGCCGCCGCCGGCGCGAAGCCGGAGGCGCAGCCGGCCGCCGACGCGGCCGGGACACCGGCAGAGCCGGAGCCCGCCGTCGCAATGCCGGCGGTCGACGCCGTCGTTCCGGACAAAGCGGTCCCGGCCGGCATCGACGTGCTGATCGCCGAGGACAACGAGATCAACCGCATCGTCGTCGAGCAGATCCTCTCGGGCCTGAAGCTCGTCATGGCCAAGGCCGTCAACGGACGCGAAGCGGTGGACTTCTTCAAGGAGTACCGCCCGCGCCTGGTGCTGATGGACGTTTCGATGCCGGAGATGAACGGCCTGGAGGCGACGCGCGCGATCCGCAGCTTCGAGACCGAGAACGGCCTGCCGCGCACGATGATCGTGGGCTTGACCGCGCACGCGCTGAAGGGCGACCGCGACATGTGCATCGATGCGGGCATGGACGACTACATGCCGAAGCCGATCTCGCCGGTCGGCCTGATCGAGGGCGTCAAGAGCTGGCTTGCGCGCGAGGCCGGCGCCACCCCGGAACCGGCGCCGCGCCTGCGCGCCTCGGCCTGA